A genomic region of Clarias gariepinus isolate MV-2021 ecotype Netherlands chromosome 23, CGAR_prim_01v2, whole genome shotgun sequence contains the following coding sequences:
- the cept1b gene encoding choline/ethanolaminephosphotransferase 1b isoform X2, with protein MSGRRGGRGGPEPPVLRRLIELPAPVLTRHQLKRLEEHRYSSAGRSLLEPVMQCYWEWLVGCMPPWVAPNLITIIGLATNAFTTLVLVYYCPTATEQAPLWAYLLCAVGLFVYQSLDAIDGKQARRTNSSSPLGELFDHGCDSLSTVFVVLGTSIAVQLGTNPDWMFFCCFAGMFMFYCAHWQTYVSGTLRFGIYDSTELQLTLALLLVLTAVIGPRFWNLTIPVLNIQMKIVPALCTFVGAVICCTNYFRVIFTGGVGKNGSTIAGTSVLSPVLHIGSVIVLAMMIYKKSAIQLFEKHPCLYILAFGFVSAKITNKLVVAHMTKSEMHLHDVAFLGPGLLFLNQYFNSFIDEYAVLWLALMLSLFDLVRYCVSVCNQIASHLHIYIFRIKPVAVQ; from the exons ATGAGTGGGCGGCGGGGGGGGCGTGGGGGGCCAGAGCCCCCCGTGTTGCGGCGTCTGATCGAGCTTCCTGCTCCGGTGCTGACCCGACACCAGCTGAAGCGCCTGGAGGAGCACCGCTACAGCAGCGCCGGGAGATCTCTACTGGAACCAGTGATGCAGTGCTACTGGGAGTGGCTGGTGGGCTGCATGCCCCCCTGGGTCGCCCccaacctcatcaccatcatcgGCCTCGCCACCAACGCCTTCACCACGCTTGTGCTCGTCTACTACTGCCCTACTGCCACCGAACag gctccACTCTGGGCGTACCTGCTGTGTGCAGTGGGTCTGTTTGTGTACCAGTCCCTGGATGCGATCGATGGAAAACAGGCCAGGCGCACTAACAGCTCTTCGCCACTAGGGGAGCTGTTTGATCACGGCTGTGACTCTCTGTCCACAG TGTTCGTGGTCCTGGGGACGAGTATCGCAGTGCAGTTGGGGACAAATCCAGACTGGATGTTCTTCTGCTGTTTTgcaggaatgtttatgttttattgtgCTCACTGGCAGACCTACGTCTCTGGAACACTGCGATTTGGCAT ATATGACAGTACAGAGCTGCAGCTGACTTTGGCTCTGCTGCTCGTTCTCACCGCCGTCATCGGCCCCAGATTCTGGAACCTAACG ATCCCAGTACTGAACATCCAGATGAAGATCGTCCCGGCGCTGTGTACGTTTGTGGGCGCTGTGATTTGCTGCACTAATTATTTTAGAGTCATTTTCACAGGAGGAGTCGGAAAGAACGGGTCCACCATTGca gGGACGAGTGTGTTATCACCGGTCCTGCACATCGGCTCTGTTATAGTGCTCGCGATGATGATCTATAAGAAATCTGCCATCCAGCTGTTTGAGAAACACCCCTGTCTCTACATCCTCGCCTTCGGCTTCGTCTCCGCCAAAATTACCAACAAACTGGTG GTCGCTCACATGACGAAGAGTGAGATGCATCTCCACGACGTGGCGTTTCTGGGTCCCGGGCTTCTGTTCCTTAATCAGTATTTCAACAGTTTTATAGACGAGTACGCGGTGCTGTGGCTCGCGCTG atGCTGTCCCTGTTTGATCTGGTGCGttactgtgtgagtgtgtgtaaccAGATCGCCTCACACCTTCATATCTACATCTTCAGAATTAAACCAGTGGCAGTTCAAtga
- the cept1b gene encoding choline/ethanolaminephosphotransferase 1b isoform X1 yields MSGRRGGRGGPEPPVLRRLIELPAPVLTRHQLKRLEEHRYSSAGRSLLEPVMQCYWEWLVGCMPPWVAPNLITIIGLATNAFTTLVLVYYCPTATEQAPLWAYLLCAVGLFVYQSLDAIDGKQARRTNSSSPLGELFDHGCDSLSTVFVVLGTSIAVQLGTNPDWMFFCCFAGMFMFYCAHWQTYVSGTLRFGIIDVTEVQIFIMVMYLLAAVGGSAFWQALIPVLNIQMKIVPALCTFVGAVICCTNYFRVIFTGGVGKNGSTIAGTSVLSPVLHIGSVIVLAMMIYKKSAIQLFEKHPCLYILAFGFVSAKITNKLVVAHMTKSEMHLHDVAFLGPGLLFLNQYFNSFIDEYAVLWLALMLSLFDLVRYCVSVCNQIASHLHIYIFRIKPVAVQ; encoded by the exons ATGAGTGGGCGGCGGGGGGGGCGTGGGGGGCCAGAGCCCCCCGTGTTGCGGCGTCTGATCGAGCTTCCTGCTCCGGTGCTGACCCGACACCAGCTGAAGCGCCTGGAGGAGCACCGCTACAGCAGCGCCGGGAGATCTCTACTGGAACCAGTGATGCAGTGCTACTGGGAGTGGCTGGTGGGCTGCATGCCCCCCTGGGTCGCCCccaacctcatcaccatcatcgGCCTCGCCACCAACGCCTTCACCACGCTTGTGCTCGTCTACTACTGCCCTACTGCCACCGAACag gctccACTCTGGGCGTACCTGCTGTGTGCAGTGGGTCTGTTTGTGTACCAGTCCCTGGATGCGATCGATGGAAAACAGGCCAGGCGCACTAACAGCTCTTCGCCACTAGGGGAGCTGTTTGATCACGGCTGTGACTCTCTGTCCACAG TGTTCGTGGTCCTGGGGACGAGTATCGCAGTGCAGTTGGGGACAAATCCAGACTGGATGTTCTTCTGCTGTTTTgcaggaatgtttatgttttattgtgCTCACTGGCAGACCTACGTCTCTGGAACACTGCGATTTGGCAT cattgATGTGACTGAGGTGCAGATCTTCATTATGGTGATGTATTTGCTGGCTGCTGTGGGCGGATCTGCTTTCTGGCAGGCTCTG ATCCCAGTACTGAACATCCAGATGAAGATCGTCCCGGCGCTGTGTACGTTTGTGGGCGCTGTGATTTGCTGCACTAATTATTTTAGAGTCATTTTCACAGGAGGAGTCGGAAAGAACGGGTCCACCATTGca gGGACGAGTGTGTTATCACCGGTCCTGCACATCGGCTCTGTTATAGTGCTCGCGATGATGATCTATAAGAAATCTGCCATCCAGCTGTTTGAGAAACACCCCTGTCTCTACATCCTCGCCTTCGGCTTCGTCTCCGCCAAAATTACCAACAAACTGGTG GTCGCTCACATGACGAAGAGTGAGATGCATCTCCACGACGTGGCGTTTCTGGGTCCCGGGCTTCTGTTCCTTAATCAGTATTTCAACAGTTTTATAGACGAGTACGCGGTGCTGTGGCTCGCGCTG atGCTGTCCCTGTTTGATCTGGTGCGttactgtgtgagtgtgtgtaaccAGATCGCCTCACACCTTCATATCTACATCTTCAGAATTAAACCAGTGGCAGTTCAAtga